The nucleotide window CGCGTCCGCGAGCGAGGTCTCCCCCTCGCGGGCCGCCCGCGCGATCGCCTCGGCAGTCTCCCTGTCGAGGCGGCGGGGATCCGCGACCGCGCCGTACCGCAGCGCGACGCTCGGATCGTCCGTGTCGCCGTCCGCGGCCGCGCCGCCGCTTCCGCTCCCGGATTCCTCGTCTGTCAGCCGGAGCGACGCTCCGACCGCGCTCGACGCGTCGACCGCGGTGCGGAGCCCCTCGGGCGCGTCGGCGAGCAGGTCGCGGAGGTGGTCGCGGGCGTCCGGTCCCAGGTCGACGCACACCGTCGCGTCGCCGCCGAGCAGCGACGGGAGCGGCCCGTAGCTCGCGCTCGTGCCCGCTCGGCGCTCACGCTCGGCGTCGATTCCGGCGTCGCGGTGCGCCGCGGCCGCGTCGGGCGTCGGGCCGTACGCGCCCACGATCTCGCCCGACGCGACGGCGACCGCCGACCCGATACTCCGCGCTCGGAACCGGGCGAATCCGGAGTCGTCCTCCGCCTCGCGGACCACGTCTGGGTCCGCGTCCAGCTCCGCGGCGAGCGCGGCCGCGTCGACGTCGCCGACGGCGACCGCGCACCCCTCCGGCCCCTCCCCGGTGAGCGCCGCGCCGCCGGTCGCCTGCCGCACGTCGTCGAGTGACGCGCTCTCGTACCGATCGAGGAGCTGTCGGACCCGGCCGCCGATCCCGCTCGGCAGCCCGGTCGCCGTCAGGACCGCCGGGTCGAGCCGCCCCGTCACGACGGTGTCGACGGCGTTCGACGCGGCCGCGGCCGGGTCGTAGGTCCCGGCGGCGACCGCGGAGCGCGGCCCGTCGGTCCCCGCGTTGACACCGCCGCTCGCCGCCTCCTCGTCGGCCGCGTCGACTCCGGACCCGGCCGACTGAACCGCGAGCGTCGAGTCGGGCGGCGGCTCGGCAGTTAGGGCACTGATCGGTCCGCCGACTCCCAACCCAGTCGCTGCGAGCGCGGCTACGCGCTTCGCGAACGTCCGTTTGGAGGGCATCGTTTCACGTGACTCGTGACAAGTAATAATACTACCGGGTGGCGACGCCCGGTGGTCGCCCTTCAGGCGGTCGGTTTCCGTGACCTCGGACGCGTCTGTCAGTCGTCGGACGCGTCTGTCAGTCGTCGGGCGCGTCTGTCAGTCGTCGAGCGCGTCGATGTCGTCGAGAATCTCGACGGCGTGGTCCTCGGGAGAGACGCCCTCGTAGGCTAAGGCGACGGTCCCCGTCCCGTCGAGGACGTACGTGTTCCGGAACACGCCGTCGAAGGTGTTCCCGAACATCGACTTCTCGCCGTAGGAGTCGTACGCGGCCGCGACCGCCCCGTCGGGGTCCGAGAGGAGGGTGAAGGGCAGATCGTACTCCGCGGCGAACGGCTCCAGGTCCTCGACGGGGTCGTCACTGATCCCGACGACGGCGACGTCCCTGTCCTCGAACGCGTCCCACTCGTCGCGGAAGCTACACGCCTCGGCGGTACAGCCGGGGGTGTCGGCGCGCGGGTAGAAGTACACCACCGTGTGGCTCGCGGCGGCCGGGTCGACGGTGACCGTCTCGCCGCGGTGGTCGGTGAGCGTGATCTCGGGTGCGGAGTCGCCCGGGTCGAGCATACGAACTGACTCTCCTCGAACGAGTTAGGGGATTCGGTCCATTTTTACCGACTACTCGCAACCTACCCGTATCGATGGCGTGGCAACCGACGCCGTACACGGTTCCGCTGCTCGTCGCGGCGGTCGCGTCCTTCGCGTTCACCGTGTACGCGGTCGCCAACCGCTCTCGCGGCGGTCACGCCCTCCTGTGGAGCTTCGTCGGCGTCGCGGGCACCGCCGGCCTCTGGTCGCTGACGTACGCGGCCCAGCTGTCGGCGGCCTCGCTTCCGACCGCGCTCCTCCTCAACCGCTTCGTCTGGCTCGGGGCCGCCGGGTTGGCGGTCGCGTGGCCGGCGTTCGTCCTCTCGTACGTCGATAGGACAGCGTGGCTCGGTCGCCGGCGCTTCGCGCTCTTCTGGATCGTCCCCGTCGCGGTCGTCGCCGCGGTCTGGACCGTCGGCGTCGACCCGCTGTTCTACGCCGACCCGTCGCTCGTCGACGCGGGCGGCTACCGCGTCCTCGACTACGAGCCGACGCCCGCGCTGCTCGGGTTCGTCGGCTACACCTACGCGGTCAACCTGTTCACCTTCGCCGTCCTCGGCTACGCCGCGGCCACCCGCGACGGCGTGTTCCGTCGGCAGGCCAGCGTCCTCTTCGTCGCCGGCGTCGCGCCGCTGGCGCTCGGCGCGGCCGGCATCGCCGGCGTGATCGGTCCCGAGAACGGGCTCGTCGATTTCACTCCCGTCGCGTTCAGCGGGACCTCGGCGCTCTTGGCGTGGGTCGTGTTCCGGTACCGGCTGCTCGACGTCTCGCCCATCGCCCGCGACGCGGTGTTCGCGAACCTCTCGGACGGCGTCGTCGTCTGCGACGCCGACGGCCGCGTGGTCGACCGCAACGACCCCGCGCGGTCGCTGTTCCCCGACGCCGAACTCGGCGTCCACGCCGAGGAGGCGTTCGACGACGCCCCGTCTGTCGCCGAGGCGGTCACGGACGGGGCGGTCGAAGACGAGTTCCGCGTGACGGTCCACGGGAGCGGCGCGCCGCGGTTCCTGACCGTCGACGTCCACGGCATCACCGCGCCGGGAACGGCCCGCAGCGGGACGGTCCTCCTGTTCCGCGACGTCACCGAGCGGGAGACGCTCCAGCGGCGCTACCGCGCGCTCATCGAGAAGTCGCCGAACGTGATCGCCGTCTGCGGCGACGACGGGTTACTCCGGTACGTGAGCCCGTCGATAGAGCGCTTGATCGGCCACCAGACGAGCGAAGTCGAGGGCCGGCCGGTCATCGACCTGGTCCATCCCGAGGAGCAGCGGGAGGCACAGGAGGCGTTCGAGCGCGCCTTCGACAGCGACGAGCCGGTGTCGCTCTCGCACCGTATCGCCTGCGCCGACGGCAGTTGGCGGCAGTTCGAGACGGTGATCGAGCGGTTGTTCGAGGACGCGCGCGAGGTCGTCATCACCGCCACCGACGTCACCGAGGCCCGGCGGTACGAACAGCGGCTCCAAGTCCTGAACCGCGTCCTGCGACACGACCTGAAGAACGATACCAACGTCATCGGCGGGTACGCCGACCTCCTCCGCGACCACGTCGACGAGGAGGGGGACCTGTACCTCGACATCATCGACCGGAAGGTGAAGACGCTGACCCACCTCAGCGATCAGGCCCGCGAGATCGACGTGGCGCTCCACAGCGACGCGGGCCGGAGCGACATCGACCTGGCCGCGCTCGTCGAGCGGCTCTGTGACTCGCTGGAGTCGTCGTTCCCGCACGCCGCGGTGACGGTCAGCGTCCCCGAGTCGGCCATCGTCTCCGCCGACGAGCTCTTGGAGTCGGCGATCCGCAACGTGTTGGAGAACGCCGTCGTCCACAACGACCGCGACGACCCGCACGTCGAGGCGGCGGTCGTCGCCGACGGCGACCGGTTCCGGGTCGACGTGGCCGACGACGGGCCGGGGATCCCGCCGATCGAGCGGGCGGTGTTCACGGAGGCCCGGGAGACGGCGCTCGAACACGCGAGCGGGCTCGGGCTCTGGCTCGTCCACTGGATCGTCACGGAGTCGGGCGGCGACCTCGAGATCGACACCCGGGAGCCGACCGGCACGGTGGTGCGGATGTGGCTCCCGCGAGCGGCCGAAGAAAGCTGACCCCGCCTACACGTCGACGCGAACGACGTGGCCGCCGCAGCCGCACTGCTCGACGTACTCCGGGTCGAGGTCGTCGTCGAACGCCGCCTCCAGCGCGTCGAAGAGGTACCCCTCCGGGTGGCCGTGGTCGCCGTGAGTGACGAGGTTGACGTGGTTGCCCGCGGCCGTGTGCTCGACCGCTTCGATCGCCTGCCGGACGAGCAGGTCGCGGTTCGCGGCGTGTTCGGGGCCTTCGAGGTTCGCGGACCACGAGTTCTCGTGGACGTGGTCCGTCACCGGGTCCGTCACCGGGTCCGCGCCGTGGTCGTGGTCGTGATCGTCGTGTGTAGCCATCTCGATCGGAGGAACGTTCCCCACGCGGATACCGCTTCGAGCGAACATGTTCGACGGGAGGGTTACCACCGCGCGGCCCGTCGATCGATCCATGAGCGCCGACCCATTCGACGACGCGGACGAGCGCTTGGACGCCCGCGAGATCGACGGCGAACCGTTCGGCGATATCATGGCCGCGCTCGACGGCCTCGACGACGGGGAGTCGCTACTCCTGGTCAACAGCTTCGAGCCGGTCCCGCTGTACGACGTGCTGGCGGAGCGGGGGTTCACCCACGAGACGGCGAACCCGGCCGAAGACGAGTGGTTCGTCGAGATCACGCCCACCTGAGCGGAGGCTGAGACGGCTCGGTGACCCCGAGCCGGAGCGCCGCCGACCGCCCTCCGCAACCTCTTTGCGCGCGGTCGCCGAACCCGAACTCATGAGTCACGGATCCCTCGACGCGGACGCGGTCGAGAGCTACCGCGAGGCCGGCGCGGTGCTGACCGAGGCGATGAACGAGGCCCGCGAGATGGTCGAACCGGGCCGCACCCACCTCGAAGTCGCCGAGTGGACGGAGGACTTCGTCCGCGAGCAGGGCGCGGGGCTCGCGTTCCCGGTGAACGTCAGCGTCGACCCCGAGGCGTCGCACGCGACGCCCGGCCGCGACGACGAGACGGAGTTCGGCGAGGAGATGGTGTGTCTCGACGTCGGCGTCCACGTCGACGGCTACATCGCCGACGCCGCCGTCACCGTCGACCACTCCGGGAACCCCGAACTCGTCGAGGCCGCCGAGATGGCGCTCGAAGCCGCCCTCGACGAGGCCGGCCCGGGCGTCGAGGTCGGCGTCGTCGGGCAGGCGATAGAGGACGTGATCCGCGGGTACGGCTACACGCCCGTCCTCAACCTCTCCGGCCACGGCGTCCAGCGGTACGACGCCCACACCGGTCCCACCGTCCCGAACCGCGGCGTCGACCGCTCGGTCGAGTTGGAGCCGGGGCAGGCGGTCGCGATCGAGCCGTTCGCCACCGACGGCCGCGGCAAGGTGGGCGAGGGGACCGACGAGGAGATCTTCGAACAGCAGGGGTCGGCGAGCGTGCGCGACCGCCGCGCCCGGCAGGCGCTCGAAGAGATCGAGGCGTTCGACGACCTCCCCTTTGCCGCCCGCTGGCTGGAGTCCGACCGCGCGGAGATGTCGCTCCGCCGGCTGAAGCAGGCGAACGCGATCAAGGGGTACCCCGTGTTGAAGGAGGACGACGACGCCCTCGTGAGTCAGGCGGAACACACGCTGCTCGTCACCGAGGACGGCGTCGAGGTGACGACCGCGGGCATCCACGGCTTCGACGACTGATGGAGCGGATCTACGCTCCCTGGCGGATCGAGTGGGTCGAGCGCGACGCGGACCCGATCGAGGGCTGCCCGTTCTGCGTCCTCCCCGAGCGCGACGACGACCGCGAGGCCCGGATCGTCGCCTACAGCGACCGCAACTACGTCCTACTCAACAACGCGCCGTACAACCCCGGCCACGCGATGGTGATCCCGAACGACCACCACGAGGACCCGACCGACCTCGACGACGCGACCCTCCTCGACCACGCGAAACTGAAGGCGGCGACGCTGTCGGCGATGCGCCGCGACGTCGACCCCGACGGCGTCAACACCGGACAGAACCTCGGCGACTCGGCCGCCGGCGGCTCGATCGACCACCTTCACACCCACGTCGTCCCGCGGTGGAACGGCGACACGAACTTCATGCCCGTCACCGGCGGGACGAAGGTGATCGTGGAGGCGATCGACCGCACCTACGGCCACCTCCACGCCGGGTTCGCGGCCGGCGACGACGTGGTCGACGCGGGCGACGCCGACGCGGGCAAGGCGGTGCGGCTCTCCTTCGACCTCGGCGTCGACGCCGTCTGAGATCCGTCAGTACACTAACTCGCCCGAGATG belongs to Halorubrum sp. DM2 and includes:
- a CDS encoding peroxiredoxin; translation: MLDPGDSAPEITLTDHRGETVTVDPAAASHTVVYFYPRADTPGCTAEACSFRDEWDAFEDRDVAVVGISDDPVEDLEPFAAEYDLPFTLLSDPDGAVAAAYDSYGEKSMFGNTFDGVFRNTYVLDGTGTVALAYEGVSPEDHAVEILDDIDALDD
- a CDS encoding histidine kinase N-terminal 7TM domain-containing protein, encoding MAWQPTPYTVPLLVAAVASFAFTVYAVANRSRGGHALLWSFVGVAGTAGLWSLTYAAQLSAASLPTALLLNRFVWLGAAGLAVAWPAFVLSYVDRTAWLGRRRFALFWIVPVAVVAAVWTVGVDPLFYADPSLVDAGGYRVLDYEPTPALLGFVGYTYAVNLFTFAVLGYAAATRDGVFRRQASVLFVAGVAPLALGAAGIAGVIGPENGLVDFTPVAFSGTSALLAWVVFRYRLLDVSPIARDAVFANLSDGVVVCDADGRVVDRNDPARSLFPDAELGVHAEEAFDDAPSVAEAVTDGAVEDEFRVTVHGSGAPRFLTVDVHGITAPGTARSGTVLLFRDVTERETLQRRYRALIEKSPNVIAVCGDDGLLRYVSPSIERLIGHQTSEVEGRPVIDLVHPEEQREAQEAFERAFDSDEPVSLSHRIACADGSWRQFETVIERLFEDAREVVITATDVTEARRYEQRLQVLNRVLRHDLKNDTNVIGGYADLLRDHVDEEGDLYLDIIDRKVKTLTHLSDQAREIDVALHSDAGRSDIDLAALVERLCDSLESSFPHAAVTVSVPESAIVSADELLESAIRNVLENAVVHNDRDDPHVEAAVVADGDRFRVDVADDGPGIPPIERAVFTEARETALEHASGLGLWLVHWIVTESGGDLEIDTREPTGTVVRMWLPRAAEES
- a CDS encoding CGCGG family rSAM-modified RiPP protein, with translation MATHDDHDHDHGADPVTDPVTDHVHENSWSANLEGPEHAANRDLLVRQAIEAVEHTAAGNHVNLVTHGDHGHPEGYLFDALEAAFDDDLDPEYVEQCGCGGHVVRVDV
- a CDS encoding DUF2249 domain-containing protein → MSADPFDDADERLDAREIDGEPFGDIMAALDGLDDGESLLLVNSFEPVPLYDVLAERGFTHETANPAEDEWFVEITPT
- the map gene encoding type II methionyl aminopeptidase → MSHGSLDADAVESYREAGAVLTEAMNEAREMVEPGRTHLEVAEWTEDFVREQGAGLAFPVNVSVDPEASHATPGRDDETEFGEEMVCLDVGVHVDGYIADAAVTVDHSGNPELVEAAEMALEAALDEAGPGVEVGVVGQAIEDVIRGYGYTPVLNLSGHGVQRYDAHTGPTVPNRGVDRSVELEPGQAVAIEPFATDGRGKVGEGTDEEIFEQQGSASVRDRRARQALEEIEAFDDLPFAARWLESDRAEMSLRRLKQANAIKGYPVLKEDDDALVSQAEHTLLVTEDGVEVTTAGIHGFDD
- a CDS encoding HIT domain-containing protein, with translation MERIYAPWRIEWVERDADPIEGCPFCVLPERDDDREARIVAYSDRNYVLLNNAPYNPGHAMVIPNDHHEDPTDLDDATLLDHAKLKAATLSAMRRDVDPDGVNTGQNLGDSAAGGSIDHLHTHVVPRWNGDTNFMPVTGGTKVIVEAIDRTYGHLHAGFAAGDDVVDAGDADAGKAVRLSFDLGVDAV